A region of Anolis sagrei isolate rAnoSag1 chromosome 2, rAnoSag1.mat, whole genome shotgun sequence DNA encodes the following proteins:
- the LOC132766016 gene encoding zinc finger protein 107-like isoform X8: MERPNSPGPEAAPGSSVASWEKITHNFLSVDLSSSDTQRQRFRQSYGEGEGPREVCSRLHDLCRQWLKPEQHAKADLEKFLSILPPEMGSWVRECGAETSSKAVALAEGFLLSRAEDEKLEGQAQNNCMEAQPDVPASEKSPSAPTQSLQLKEVKQEGEEGDGPTALEGTGMMLWLNPQSSLPFCDGVEVNQGPIAFEEVAVHFSPEEWALLSPDQKALHGQIMEEIHGMVDSLADDWKKSNVYTKCRKYFGLNGDLPRHQKTHSEDGGSARESPYKWNVYGEKSHQCQEFGRCFAQSSNLVSYKTLHTGEKQYQCQECEKCFSCSSALVRHKRLHTGEKPYQCQECGKRFAQSSGLVSHYRLHTGEKPYQCQECGKCFTQSSSLVYHKRLHTEEKPYQCQECGKCFAESSTMVSHKRLHREEKPHQCQECGKCFAKSSGMVNHKRIHTGEKPHQCQECGKCFAQSSHLVTHKRLHTGEKPYKCNECGKCFASSSGLVSHNRLHTGEKQYQCQECGKCFADSSAFVRHKRLHKGEKPYQCQECGKCFTQSSVLMSHKRIHTGEKPHQCQECGKCFAQSSGLVSHYRLHTGEKPYQCQECGKCFSQSSSLVSHNRLHTGEKPYQCQDCGKCFADSSTLVSHKRLHTGEKPYQCQECGKCFADSSGLVYHKRLHTGEKPYQCQQCGKCFTQSSVLMSHKRIHTGEKPYQCQECGKCFAKSSGLVNHNRLHTGEKPYQCQECGKCFAQCSSLVSHNRLHTGEKPYQCQECGKCFADSSALVSHKRLHTGEKPYQCQECGKCFARSSHLVKHKTLHTGEDPYQCQQCGKCLASSSGLVRHNRLHTGEMQYQCQECGKCFVYSSDLVRHKRLHTGEKPYQCQECGKCFRDSYALVYHKRLHTGEKPYQCQECGKCFAYSSDLVRHKRLHTGEKPFQCKECGKCFASSSHLGRHKRLHTGEKPYQCQECGKCFARSSNLVSHQKIHRREKLSKELVQK, from the exons atggagagacccaactcacctggaCCTGAAGCAGCACCTGGGAGCAGTGTAGCATCCTGGGAAAAAATAACACATAACTTCCTGAGTGTGGACCTTTCTAGCTCAGACACACAGCGCCAGCGCTTCAGGCAGTCCTACGGAGAGGGCGAGGggcccagagaggtttgcagccgcctccacgatctctgccgccagtggctgaagccagagcaacacgcCAAGGCAGACCTGGAgaagttcctgagcatcctgcccccagagatggggagttgggtccgagagtgtggggcagagacctcttccaaggcggtggccctggcggaaggcttcctcctgagtcgggcagaggacgagaagctggaaggacag GCCCAAAATAACTGTATGGAAGCCCAGCCTGATGTCCCTGCATCAGAGAAATCTCCCTCAGCCCCCACCCAGAGCCTCCAGCTGAAGGAGGTGaagcaggaaggagaggaaggagatggaCCTACAGCCTTGGAGG ggaCTGGAATGATGTTATGGCTGAATCCACAGTCGAGTCTTCCCTTTTGTGACGGAGTGGAagtgaatcag GGCCCAATCGCCTTTGAGGAGGTGGCTGTGCATTTCTCCCCggaggagtgggctctcctgagtcctgatcagaaagccttgcacgggcagatcatggaggagattcatgggatggtggactctcttg CAGATGACTGGAAGAAGAGCAATGTATATACCAAATGCAGGAAGTATTTTGGGCTCAATGGGGACCTTCCTAGACACCAGAAAACCCACAGTGAAGATGGAGGTTCTGCCAGAGAAAGTCCCTACAAATGGAATGTATATGGAGAGAAGTCACACCAGTGCCAAGAGTTTGGGAGatgttttgctcagagttcaaacttggtgagctacaaaacactccacacaggagagaagcaataccaatgccaggagtgtgagaAATGTTTTAGTTGCAGTTCAGCCTTAGTGAGGcataaaagactccacacaggagagaagccataccaatgccaggagtgtgggaaacgtTTTGCTCAGAGTTCAGGCTTGGTGAGCCACtatagactccacacaggagagaaaccataccaatgccaggagtgtgggaaatgttttactcagagtTCATCCTTGGTgtaccacaaaagactccacacagaagagaagccataccaatgccaggagtgtggtaaATGTTTTGCTGAGAGTTCAACcatggtgagccacaaaagactccacagaGAAGAGAAGCcacaccaatgccaggagtgtgggaaatgttttgctaagAGTTCAGGCATGGTGAACCACAAAAGaatccatacaggagagaagccacaccaatgccaggagtgtggaaaatgttttgctcagagttcacacttggtgacCCACaagagactccacacaggagagaagccatacaaatgcaatgaatgtgggaaatgctttgcttccagttcaggcttggtgagccacaatagactccacacaggagagaagcaataccaatgccaagagtgtgggaaatgttttgctgacagttcagcctTTGTGAGGCATAAAAGACTCCAcaaaggagagaagccataccaatgccaggagtgtgggaaatgttttactcagagtTCAGTCTTGATGAGCCACAAAAGaatccatacaggagagaagccacatcaatgccaggagtgtgggaaatgttttgctcagagttcagGCTTGGTGAGCCACtatagactccacacaggagagaaaccataccaatgccaggagtgtgggaaatgtttttctcAGAGTTCATCCTTGGTAAGCCACaatagactccacacaggagagaagccataccagtgccaagattgtgggaaatgttttgctgacagttcaaccttggtgagccacaaaagactgcacacaggagagaaaccataccaatgccaggagtgtgggaaatgttttgctgacagttcaggcTTGGTgtaccacaaaagactccacacaggagagaagccataccaatgccagcagtgtgggaaatgttttactcagagtTCAGTCTTGATGAGCCACAAAAGaatccatacaggagagaagccataccaatgccaggagtgtgggaaatgttttgctaagAGTTCAGGCTTGGTGAACCACaatagactccacacaggagagaaaccataccaatgccaggagtgtggaaaatgttttgctcagTGTTCATccttggtgagccacaatagactccacacaggggagaagccataccaatgccaggagtgtgggaaatgctttgctgACAGCTCAGCCTTGGTGAGTcacaaaagacttcacacaggggagaagccgtatcaatgccaggagtgtggaaaatgttttgctaGGAGTTCGcacttggtgaagcacaaaacactccacacaggagaggatccataccaatgccagcaatgtgggaaatgtttggcTTCCAGTTCAGGCTTGGTGAGACACAATAGACTCCACACAGGGGAGATGCAATACCAATGCcaagaatgtgggaaatgttttgtttacagttcagacttggtgaggcacaaaagactccacacaggagagaagccataccaatgtcaagaatgtgggaaatgttttagagATAGTTATGCCTTGGTgtaccacaaaagactccacacaggagagaagccataccaatgccaggaatgtgggaaatgttttgcttacagttcagacttggtgaggcacaaaagactccacacaggagagaagcctttccaatgcaaggagtgtgggaaatgttttgcttccagttcacaCTTGgggaggcacaaaagactccacacaggagagaaaccttaccaatgccaggagtgtgggaaatgttttgctaggAGTTCAAATTTGGTGAGTCACCAGAAAATTCACAGAAGAGAAAAACTATCCAAAGAGCTcgtacaaaagtaa